In the Oreochromis aureus strain Israel breed Guangdong linkage group 14, ZZ_aureus, whole genome shotgun sequence genome, one interval contains:
- the LOC120443532 gene encoding serine/threonine-protein kinase pim-1-like, whose product MKKETRKVTTEADKKDPGDQNCKTRMTKERPVLKKKTPIKRRRVSEQAGPSTSSDAHVVKGVKRKVQQDEAGTTNTAKKCKLLDHMSGDKGQASSWLDTGKDCSIDISESCSKNQNAGKRKAAGDRRDPPKKKNVDQDKTKNVAKKSVAEQKRDFQARYVEEHRLGEGGCGAVFAGYRIKDHFPVAIKHIPKGKVYCKVTDENGKHLSVEVAIMLKLAAEADGSVGTSAPVSLLEWFDFGRELILVMERPVPAVDLDKYIEENGGFLPEDKAKVILKQLVDAAKHLEDKHIFHRDIKSENILIETGSDVPRVRIIDFGLSCFVKERSLYRVFYGTDIYPPEWYRQGCYRCGPTTVWQMGVVLA is encoded by the exons atgaaaaaggaaacaagaaaaGTTACGACTGAGGCAGATAAGAAAGATCCAGGAGatcaaa aTTGTAAGACCAGAATGACAAAAGAAAGGCCAGTCCTGAAAAAAAAGACCCCCATAAAAAGAAGGAGGGTCAGTGAGCAGGCTGGTCCTTCCACCAGCTCAGATGCTCATGTGGTCAAAGGAGTCAAGCGCAAGGTCCAACAAGATGAAGCGGGGACAACCAATACAGCAAAAAAGTGTAAACTTCTTGACCATATGAGCGGTGACAAGGGGCAAGCATCTTCCTGGTTGGACACTGGTAAAG ACTGCAGCATAGACATTTCAGAGAGCTGCAGTAAAAACCAAAACGCTGGCAAAAGGAAAGCTGCGGGAGACAGGAGGGACCCACCTAAGAAGAAGAACGTGGACCAGGACAAAACCAAAAATGTTGCCAAAAAGTCAGTGGCCGAACAGAAAC gTGACTTCCAAGCGAGATACGTGGAGGAGCACCGGCTTGGAGAAGGAGGCTGCGGAGCAGTGTTTGCTGGCTACCGCATAAAAGATCATTTTCCA GTGGCCATCAAACACATCCCAAAGGGGAAAGTGTACTGCAAAGTGACG GATGAAAACGGGAAGCATCTGTCAGTGGAAGTTGCCATCATGCTGAAGCTTGCAGCTGAAGCAGATGGATCAGTGGGAACATCAGCCCCAGTGTCTCTGCTGGAGTGGTTTGACTTTGGCAGAGAGCTGATCCTGGTGATGGAGAGACCTGTCCCCGCTGTGGACCTGGATAAATACATAGAAGAAAATGGAGGATTTTTACCAGAGGACAAGGCCAAG GTCATTCTGAAGCAGCTGGTTGATGCTGCGAAGCACCTGGAGGATAAACACATCTTTCACCGGGACATCAAGAGTGAGAACATTCTAATTGAGACCGGCTCAGATGTACCGCGTGTTCGTATCATCGACTTTGGACTGAGCTGCTTTGTTAAGGAGCGGTCGCTGTACCGCGTCTTTTATG GTACAGACATTTACCCTCCCGAGTGGTACAGGCAAGGTTGCTACAGGTGTGGACCCACCACGGTATGGCAAATGGGAGTGGTTCT CGCCTGA